GGGCGCGTCGCGGGACCGTCAAGGCCACGAAGTAGGTCCCCGCTCCCATCTCGTCGAACGCCCCCGTCCGTGAGGACGGGGGCGTTCTGCATGCGGTCGCGGGCGGTCGCACGGGCGGACGACGAAGGGCGGGTCCCGGAGGACCCGCCCTGTGTCGTGCTCGCGCCGGTGCGCCCGGCGCCGTCGTCAGTAGGACGACAGCATCAGGTTCTCCGGCACGTCCGCGGCCGCTTCGCGGTCGATGAAGAACACCGTCCGCTTGCGGCCCTTGATGCCCGCGACGGGCACCTCGGTGCGGTCGGCACCCGCGAGGGCGAGACCCAGCGCGAACGCCTTGTCCGGCCCGGCGAGCACCATCCAGATGCGCAGCGACGAGTTCAGCACCGGGAGCGTGAGCGAGATGCGCTCGGCCGGCGGCTTGGGGGAGTTGCGCACGGGGATCACCGCGGCGTCCATCGTGCGGATCCCCTCGCTGTCGGGGAAGAGCGACGCCACGTGCCCGTCCGGTCCGACGCCGAGGAACGTGATGTCGAAGCGGGGGAGGCCGGAGTCGCCGTTGGCGTGCTCGGCGAGCTCCGCGCGGTACGCCGCGACGGCCTCCTCCAGGCTCAGACCCTGGTCGCTCGCGCCCATGGCGTGGATGTTCGCCGCGGGCACGTCGATGTGGTCAAGCAGGGCGTCGCGCACCGTGGTGTCGTTGCGCTCCGGGTCCCCCTGGGGCAGCCACCGCTCGTCGCCGAACCAGAAGTGGACGCGGGTCCAGTCGACGCTGTCGCGCGCCGCGGACTCGTTGACGGCCGCGAGGATGCTCGGGCCCACCGTCCCCCCGGTGAGGACGACGTTGGCCGCCTCCTCCTCATCCAGGATGTCGACGAGCTTCGTGAGGAAGCGCGCGGCGACGGAGCCGGTCATGGCCTTC
The nucleotide sequence above comes from Clavibacter sp. B3I6. Encoded proteins:
- the pgl gene encoding 6-phosphogluconolactonase, which codes for MTNDRRVLVHPDKKAMTGSVAARFLTKLVDILDEEEAANVVLTGGTVGPSILAAVNESAARDSVDWTRVHFWFGDERWLPQGDPERNDTTVRDALLDHIDVPAANIHAMGASDQGLSLEEAVAAYRAELAEHANGDSGLPRFDITFLGVGPDGHVASLFPDSEGIRTMDAAVIPVRNSPKPPAERISLTLPVLNSSLRIWMVLAGPDKAFALGLALAGADRTEVPVAGIKGRKRTVFFIDREAAADVPENLMLSSY